In the Silene latifolia isolate original U9 population chromosome 1, ASM4854445v1, whole genome shotgun sequence genome, ttatttatttttgttaccCTCTTTCATTGAAGTAGGAGAAGATGGGACGTTTAAGTTAGAACTAGTTTTGGAACCCGTGAAAATCACAggatcgttaataatttattattttaatcAGCTTAAAGATTATGGACTATGAATGTTTATCTTCCAACAAATATTTAGGCGTTATTGTAAGTTCTCTTTATTGATTGAATGAATTAGAGTGTTTAGACCGACAAAATAAAATCTCAGAGGTGTTTAAGGTAGACAAGTAGAGATATTGTGATAACACAAGAGGTGATAATCGTAGACAAAAATATGGCAATGTGTATAGGTAGTATAAATGAGGAGGAAAGCCAAAAATTCATCATTTAAGAAAAAAGTGATATGCTAAATTAGTAGaatgtattaattattaataggtataaagatgagaggaaactaaaagtttattacatttacattcttttgtcacatcaaaatttgtcattttaggtaccATTTAATTAAATTGTCTAAATTTATTTATAGACGAGTGAATGAAATCAATGCCATGTAattataaattgataatccacctCACATTAAAATTTCcatgttacatttaattaaatttgtaattttaagtaccctgttaattagattgtatagattataGATGTGGTTTTAGGGCCGCCGTATGAAATTTCATAGTGAAAAGAGTTGCATATTAAACTAATAATAAGTTGCTTAAgataatatttttaaattatgtgagtatgtatcatcctcctgcaatttgagatacaaaaataataaaaaataagattctaattaattcaatatacaataaagaaaaaaaagtaaaaaactaTTCTTGTTATCTATGTAAactttacataccaatttttggaataaaatggaatttttgattgttatataatggtgaggggaaagcaaaaagatcatcattaaataaaagtaataaatttaaataaatagggtaaattgatgaataaagttatgagagggagataaaaagtttgaatcaattgttttttaatttattttgtatctttgagactttatatttttaaattttttttactaataagcatgtgacacatgataataaaaaatgaatttttttatGACACATGGCTTAGTGAAATGACTTAGTGAAATATTTAATCttgcctttttataatattgtagtttacataccaattttttgaataacatggaaattatgattattattatataatggtGAGGGGAAAGCAAAAAGATCATCATTAAGAAAATAATAAAGCTAAATAATGTGATACCCCGAGTAAATTtctattattactatatttaattaatattttgttAGAAAAGAGaatggattttttttttatcaatatgGGGTCGAGAAAGTACCCAAAAAGAAATAGATCTCACCCGAAGGGATATACTGACCTGTAAAATTCGAAAGGCATGATAGCCTAGTACAAGTAAGGCCctagaataagaataaaatagtTCGGTTGAAATCTGACTCAATAATAACTTTACCCTTAAAATTTTACGTGACGTATCCCAAAGAAAATAACCCATGAAgtaaaatatctagatatttttCTAAActttaatatataatatatatttttgtcacatgttgaattgtcgtaataataataataaaaaaaggcaAATATGGTACTTAGTGCACCACGTGTAAACCTAGGGGAGGTAGAATGACAATTTCATGCTTTTTGGTTGTACATGCACCACGTAGAAGTGTAGGTAGAATAGGCTAACCGACTTAGAAAACTATAAATAGCTATCTTGTTCATTTGATAAACGCACAACCAAAAGGGATATCATCAATTCACTATAAATTACTTTATAGCTGATATAGTAGCTAAGGTTTGGTGAGGTGATTGTAAGGTATATTTCCTACCCCTTCATCTTAAGTTAATGTAATGAATAAGTAAGTTATCGCCATAATTACTTAACTTATATTATAATGTACGTGAATGATTGTTTATGTGATAAAGTTATGTTATACTTGTATAATTTACATAATGTGGTTTACGTGAGATATGACTGTGGTACTGTTATGTTAATAATTGACGTTATAATGCTCACATGATAATGTTAATATTAAAATACCATTGCTAAGATGTACATTTGGCTAATGTATCATCTGGAGACATTATTATTGAAAGGGACCGGACCACATTATTATATTATCCCGTGTACATGGACGTGAGCTCTGAAGTGGGCTCGGCAGGGGGCTCGACAATTGGCTCCGCCCCGTTATATTcggataaaaagaaagaaaaagaaaaaaagaaaaaaaaaagagaaaaggagaaaatGATGGTTATCCTGTGTACACGGAGGAGGGCATAGCCTAAGGGAGTCTCGGCTCCGTAATGTGGCCCTGTTCAATAATAATGACccgaattatattaatttgagttGGAGGTTATGGGAAATATACTCAAACGGTGGTTGGTTgaccctttattttattaatcttttcAGGTACAGGAAACAGGGAAGGGCATGAGTGAGGTTGACGCAAGGAAATAGAATAAGGATAATGTATCATAATATTGAAATATAGGCAATAAGACCTGCTACTAGTTATTCGGTTGTACTGAAAAATAATGTAAGCCTTGTATTTCTCTGTATGGGGAAATACGGCGGTAACGCTCTGTAATTTCCGCtgctattaataaaatataccatTATGTACTCCTGTTGTTTACGATGCGTTACaaataaatagggtaaattgatagCCAAAGTTATGGTaggtgatgagtcataattatacatatttatgcctccccttaattgcttttgatacgatttcgtgctaaattatgtcatttacatgccttttgtgttagaatgtcgatacttacGCTTTTTGATGTTTAATACAGGAATGATGCaattgaggagcaaaggaatgaaatgggcatcgcggagtggacatgaagggatacacgaagcatggcgcGAGAATCCATaaaaatgaaggaagagaagttaagaagaaaacacgaagaaaagagcttcttattacaagtgcctattTTTAAgaaccatatctcgagttctacaacttattttcaagtgattctaactggaggtgaaagcttatcttcttagctttccaacgccgtgaaaatcgcttgtttctgataagtaacgaagaaatagcggtcgtttgaagttcagtgcgcgaagcaggaaactgatgcctcgatcgagtacacctagggctcgatcgaggaacctccataAACAATTAAattcgcaatgtcgagagttggggtatctgagaattggtgcctcgatcgagtccacataggctcgatcgaggaatcactagttcatcatgttttccattactattattgttgttcttacctttaatatgagtagctaagcctttaatctagggcgaaaggggatctaggttgttagaaaatagattattatgaattgattgttaaactgctttctattgttgttcaattattgttttacctctaattagttgattactgatcagaattgattaattagtcttacataaactaggattatcaccgatcgggttaagactagtataggccacgataattgaattagaccgacttaataatagcgattgcatgttaagttagatctaaaaagacatattagaatcgaccgatcttatgactttcaacaatataaattgcccaatcaatgaattaaatcctacccttttgatgactacctagtgaacccgaatccctagactctttaatattattgtttatcaTCTTATTTTACATTGATATTAGCTGTTAGAAATCAAACCAATCAAAACCCCATAACTTGTTACCTTAAAGACAgacttaaatattaacaaactagaataattacctcgcctctctgtggattcgaccctgacttaccgctagctatcttgttagtattaatttaggatttattttgattaaggcaaacgactgaaaataaccttatcaattttggcgccattgccggggaggcaacaatatttctgtttgtttttgtttagtttgtcttttgtctcagggaacatcagttccttgagaccgttctaatgTTTTCCATCGAGTTTCTACAGGGTGAAGATGAAAACTTCTATGATTACATGCATAGATGGAATGATTTGATTCGTTCCCATAATTACGAGGCCAAAATTCCACGACTTACTATGTGCCTTACCATCATAAAAGGTATGAACAAACAAACCCTATATTGACTCCATAGGTATGGGAGATTTTGGTGGTAAGAATATTGAAGATGTCCTTTCTTTCTTTGAATGGCTTGCTATTGAATGCATTAAATCCACTTTTTCATTTCAACCATACATGGATGAGGGTGTGGATGAGACCATAGAAACCGTTTTAAAGAATGAAAAGGATATTGAGGGAAACATAGAGGATAAGACCATATGCTCAGTTGATAACCCCTTCTTTGATGACAATCTAGAGCCCCTCTATGACGATTTTATAGACAGTGAGTCACATGAGGAAGACTTGACAGACCCCTTAGATTACCCCTTTtgtgatgagtcttgggataaggAGAGTGATGATGCGCGATTCGAAgatcttgaggttaaatgggactCGTGTGATGATATGCTGACTCTTTCTTTTGATACTTCCCCTTTAGTTGTTGAATTTGATTCAaattttgagtctagtgaggttcattttattacacCTGTGCAGAATGCATATTTTGATGTTTCTGATGTTGAAGATGATATTGATGAATACTTTGCACAAGGGCCCCCTACTAAGGACCATTCAGATGCTTTGATATGTTTTGAGACATGTGCaggtgaatctcccatttggaaagctgagttggatgctttagaggaTGAAATATATGGGATAGAGACTATCAATAAGGGGAACACGGAGGTATACGAGTCAGTGAATACTCCTAGCACggtagaggtaatatattcttttgccaATGATTATGTCATTAGGAGTGGTAGACCTCCTGACCAAGAGGTAATTGTTGACGATAACTTCATAAGGATTACTGGTGTGGTGAGTGAGAAATTACCTCGTATGACTTCTACTTTGTGTTTTGATACTCCATATTCTCTTGGTTAGACTAACAATTTGATGCGGTTTTGCTATAATTATCATCAAAAATTTGATATGCTGAGACAGTCTTTAACATTGATTTTATATGCTCCTGTTAtatcttggtgctacttatgcttttgtgtagcacatgcgcagatttatgatcaaCTATTAaaagctttgagctgttttgattgtgcccAATTGCGGGTAATCGATATATTTAGAAAGGAAGGGGACGGCAACAGGTTCCTCAATCGAGTAAGATGAGGCTCGGTCGAGTAACCACGTTTTGTGGTTTATTTCGTAGCTGACTTGATGTGGAATTGCGCGGTTGATGattttcccctatttttgcagctggtttgggggaatcataagctcttacccggtattctcttcccttgtaccttctttaattgtattatctagttcttttccattccttttgttagtagtgtcctttaggttgctggaattgtttgtgattgctatgttgtaggcgtcacaatgaggacactgtgacatttaggtttgagggaggaatttaattatgttgtgtgatttaattatgttgtgtgatttatttatgttgtgtgcattttatatatcaaaaatccataaaaattaaaaaatttcaaaatacaaaaacatatttttcctttgttttgagtcgagtcttggtgaattaaataacaatgatgttaaattgcattgtttttgcatttgaatcccatatagttgtccatgtacattattttgactcgttagccatgaaaacaaagctcataattcaagtcttaaccgtattgacatgccatatattgattagatttgacacaattatgcTGGTAAACTACTTacattctgaggtctatagagcttcctaggtcaggaacatcaataaacttgtctcatttgtcaattaggcttgagtgtggtttctccttgtgaaatatgtaatatcaaactgcataagtgtgacattggtttcttgatacttttattgctttcatttgactaagtacatgtggataagCGTTTCTAACAGTTCAAATAAGCCTTATAATTATCCTTTTCTTAGCCCGTTTGAACTCTTGTAGCCAATCTTaaattacatcctatgagctacaatccaagaatttgcctaccttttcgggacagtcgcagttgcttgtttatcatgtttattttgctattatggttgggttgggatttatttgtcatgtgggtatagcaagatcattatatagcaattgtattgtATCCTtttgttggaaaaagaaaaatatgaagcgaaagaaaaaaaaaagaaaaagaaaagaaaaaaaaagagaaaaaatcgaaaaaagaggaaaagaaaagaaaagaaaagagattgcttcatttggtttttgtcaaagatcaaaaggatggttgttagagtctaatgcataattggagagtagtttgttagctttcatatgttgtaaagttgagatcatttctctaagttgggttcatttactatcaaagatttggttttggttaacgctgcgactaccgtcttagctccacatatccataacgtgctcttgcacaaaccatttctatccctttaactcatttgccacccttattgtccttgattcatgtacttttgtctacatatgatgattgcatattagttggggaaatctctatcacattagattgcatgcatgtttcataagtcgagtgagtgtttctacttctttctactcttcacatataactcaccctatatacttatgagtgcatgagtgaaatccgCGAGAATTCGACTAATTtttcttgcaagatcgaaaggtatttgacatttgtctatagtatggtgacttgagacttgagctacgttttctatttcccgtacctttgaatttgttttattggtacactttagtcattactttgttacagatatggatagcttgagatttgtatgtgcattaaacattagctctgagttgtttattcgccatttgtatgattgtctttgtattgtgtgttgctttgcttgaggataagcaaagagatggtttgggggagtttgatgagttataattatatacatatttatgcgtccccttaattgcttttgatacgatttcgtgctaaattatgtcatttacatgccttttgtgttagaatgtcgatacttccgctttttgatgtttaatgcaggaatgatgaatttgaggagaaaaggaatgaaatgggcatcgggGAGTGcacatgaagggatacacgaagtatggcacgagaatccataagaatgaaggaagagaagttaagaagaaaacacgaagaaaagagcttcttattacaagtgcctactttgaagaaccatatcttgagttctaaaactttttttcaagtgattctaaatggaggtgaaatcttatattcttagctttctaacgccgtgaaaatcgcttgtttctgacaagtaacgaagaaatggcggccgtttgaagttcagtgcgcgaagcagaaaactgatgcctcgatcgagtacagtgaggctcgatcgaggaacttcacactcgatcgagtacacctagggatcgatcgaggaacctccataAACAATTAAATTCgtaatgtcgagagttggggtatctgagaattggtgcctcgatcgagtccacataggctcgatcgaggaaccactagttTCCGTATTAttccgcaattttccttaagtcggttatgtactattataaataccaaaactcgtaccctaggttatttaTGCTTTATTTTTGGTAGTTTTAGTATAGATAcgttagaaaactctctcaaatacttagtttagtttaattattgttcggatctattgcctttaattacggtattgttataatctttcttcaattattatttcaattacttgttcctctttattattgttcatcatgttttccattactattattgttgttcttacctttaatatgagtagctaagcctttaatctagggtgaaaggggatataggttgttagaaaagggattattatgaattgattgttaaactgctttctattgttgttcaattattgttttacctctaattagttgattaatgatcagaattgattaattagtcttgcataaactaggattatcaccgatcgggttaagactagtataggccacgataattgaattagagcgacttaataatagcgattgtatgttaagttagatctaaaaagacatattagaatcgaccgatcttatgactttcaacaatataaattgcttaattaatgaattaaatcctaccctttgatgactacctagtgaacccgaatccctagactctttaatattattgtttatcaTCTTATTTTACATTGATATTAGCTGTTAGAAATCAAACCAATCAAAACCCCATAACTTGTTACCTTAAAGACAgacttaaatattaacaaacctagaataattacctcgcctctctgtggattcgaccctgacttaccgcttgCTATCTTGTTGTtagtaatttaggatttattttgattaaggcaaacgactgaaaataaccttatcagcagggagataaaaggtttgcatcaattttttttttgttttttttttgtgtttgcaactaatattttttaatttttttaaaaaaaattatgaatgaGGTGAAATATAAGGTTTTGTTTGTCATGTTGAATTCAAAACTGTTAAGAatagaaactatacatatatgaaaattaaagagttaaacaaataaaaaaaatggaaaaataaaacaATAGGCGAAAGTAGTAACTTACAACATAACAATAAAGTGTTCACATCAAAGAATATCATGACATTGAATCCtataaaacacaacaaaataaagaggttagacttaatttactaatagaaatgttaaaaaaaccataaaaaaaaaaatcaataccaagatatacacaaaagatatgtaatttcacttaaagagatgaagtatatatatataaaaaaaatgttataatAATTATTTAGATTAAGAATTCAAGAGTAAGATGAAAGGTTGAAATTAGGTTACGAACTTACAATGAATGagagaaaaggaaaaacaaaagtggagtaaatgcataataaaacatcttgaatgtgttattattattataacttaATTAGACATGAAATATTATAGCATATTAGGAGGTTTTTGAGAGTTGTCACATGACAATTAAATACTACTCAAGTTAGTTTTTTAATGGTATTTTATAGACTATTTAACTAGtcatttaactatattgtatagatagaaaTATTTTTCAACGTGGACATCGGCAATGCAAAGGCATTTTGGCAAAAAAATTGGGGaagatgatattttgaaaattgtatatgtagttgattcatatgtggGTGAAGTAAAAGAATAGGGATTACTAATccgattttggtttttttttaaagAAGGAAAAAAGAGTGTATTAAAAAATAACTTATTGCTAGGTGGCTTTTAGTCgatgtctacgtgacatttaatacgtgtttcaagtagccttttaataaaattttatagatTAGAGTGACACGCGGATTAAGATGTGGCATTGCAAATGCATACGTGGCTTTTCCTTATCCTATGTGACATTATCTGTATGGCTTTTTAagtctagccttttaataagattttatagatgaAACCTTGCAAAATACATGTATGCAATACATATGTAAAAATATCGTCATATCAAAGGAAAAGGGACAAGTAACACCTAACCCCGTGATTAAACAGAGTAAACATGTCAATTCTAGCTCTAAATTTTACAAAGAAATAATTTGAAAATAGTAGTTAGATACTCAGATGTAGTTTTCAAGTAGATCATAGATGGACAGACAATACTACCTACTTAGAGTTTAGTATTTGTGTGAGACTTTGTGATATATGATCCTTTTGCACCTTTTTTCCCCCTATTTTCATGCTTTCCGACtccatttgagtcggttttatacGTTCTTGCTTGCAATTCATGTCCCAATTCCCATGCCTATGATATTGTACCTCCCTTGCAGGAATTGAGGCGAGAATGGGAGAATTGAAGCTAGAAGAAGAGTCCACTCAACTAAGCATGGAAGAAGGAGGAATTGAAGCTGAGAAGTattcccagccggtaggccggcagccggtcagccggctgggaacaccaaatgtatacaattcaagTCATGATTAGGCAAAGAggattcccagccggtggcccggcagcCGGGCACCCGGCTGGGAGAACAATGAGCTGTGAAAATCAAGGAAGTtacaggaacttcccagccggtcataAGGCCGTCAGCCGGTTACCCGACTGGGAGTTCCCATAGAGCCCAGAAGTCAAGATTGAAGTCAACGTGCCCCCAGCCGGTCAGTGACCGGCAGCCAGTTGCCCGGCCAAGGACACCTGATGATATCAAAAAATCAATTCAACTTCaaggaacttcccagccggtcataAGGCCGGCAGTCGGTTGACCGGCCGGGAGCGCATACCCGTGTTTCAAGCCCATTTACAAATCCTACCCTAATCTTGGTGCaaactatatataccccctcccttaaccatttgtacacacactcccagatctaaattaatttcccTTTCCAAGTTTGAACCTTGTTAATTACCTTgctaatatttccttaattagaCAAGTTCTTCAATTATTACATCATACTTAGTAGtagaaattgggttgtaagaagattgaaggtttctccttccttattgttcaatccaaattcctttcttgctattgagttggtattatttctcttcctaatttcattagtttacatttgcttttccattaagttttttttaattgtttatgttaaaatttccatccttgttgtttgattgttgttattttcactcttgttcatctttcctttgttcatccttgttgtttacacccaaagattgagtctttgatttctttgtgtTAAATATTGAATCTTTGAGTTACTTGTGTTAAaaattgtgtcttttagtttaatcatcttcattattagattaaattatcgttcttcataattattgttggattgttgcatgtttagaagtagaattcatcctcccattatgtttatgcttaaagactccatctttattgtttctagATTGTATTCGCATAAGACTAAGGACTTGTATCAACACAATTTCAGGACGAACAAGAGAGTGTTCCATCCTAACTCTATTCCGTTGTAGCCAAACAGCATAATACAAAGCTTGAATCAGAGCATTAGTAACTTTATTGCGAGTCTTAGACCATGGTTTGCTATGGATCCAATGAAGAATATTGGTCTGAGGCAGATTCATATGCATCTTAGTCTCCAGTCTTGTAAGTAGTAGCTGAGTGTACTGACAATGCTGGAACACATGTTGATGAGTTTCAGTAGCAGTCCCACAGAGGAGACACAGGGAATCAGGACTGATGCCAAAAGAAAAAAGTTTATCCTTTAACATTAAGGCTTCACGAACAATAAACCAATTGATGAACTGATGCTTGGGAAGGCACCAGGAATTCCAAATGTAGAAATGCCAAGGGACTTGAGGCTGTTTCTTCCTGATCCAATGGTAACCACTGGACATAGTATAGCCAGTGGGTTGAGCAAGCCACTGACCATTACTGTAACCTGTGCTATACTTCTCCTTCACCTTGCAGATGATCCCCCAATACCAGCTAGTATCAGATTTAGGAGTATATTGATCCCAAGGAGTCCCTTTTATGTATATGTTGTTAACCCATTTCACCCATAAGCTATCAGGTTTGGTGTAAATCCACCAAACAAGCTTTCCAATAGCAGCATGATTCCAGGATAAGCTATCTGTTATTCCTAAACCTCCTTCACTTTTAGGGGAACAAACTTTCTCCCAGCTCACTTTAGGGGTTCTAAGGTATTTAGATGACCCATCCCATAAATAGTTCCtacaaattgaatcaattttccTCAGAACACATTTAGGGATAATAAAAATAGCTGCCCAGTAGGAGTAAAGGGAAGTCAACACAGAATTCACTAAAATTAGCCTTCCCGCATAAGAAAGCTTTTTAGCACCAAAAGCTCTGATTCTGTGGATGACCTTCTCTATCAAGACAGTGTAATGTTTGACAGCAAGCTTTCCAGCTGAAATAGGGACACCAAGATATTTTAAGGGAATGCTTCCCTCAATGAAACCAGAAATTTTCAAGATATCTTCTCTAACAGATTGAGTCACCCCATTAAAGTAAATATTAGATTTCTGAGTATTCATGTGCAAACCAGTTGCTGCAGAAAAAGTGGCAAAACCTCTGAGAAGGATCATAATAGAGGTGATATCACCCTTAGAGAATAAAagaagatcatcagcaaacatgagaTGATTAAGTTTCATAGGACTACAAAGAGGATGGTGTTTAAAATTCATGGTACTTGTGACATAAGAAAGAATTCTGCTGAGGTATTCCATGGTTATGGTGAACAAAAGTGGGGAAATAGGGTCTCCCTGCCTCaattagggatgtcaatggatcgggttcgggtcgggtggagcctcatccgtcatccatccgtctttttaaaatctcatccaacccgtccgtcatccgtgaaacctatcatccgtcatccatccatccatcatccatggatgaaacgggtggatcgggtgataaatgGATGTTGTGTATTTATAGGTTTCAAGTTACAAAAAGTGATGATTTTTTATTCTATACAAAAAAAATGTTagataattattttagtttaactTTCTAATGGGCAGTTtcaca is a window encoding:
- the LOC141589961 gene encoding uncharacterized protein LOC141589961, with amino-acid sequence MEYLSRILSYVTSTMNFKHHPLCSPMKLNHLMFADDLLLFSKGDITSIMILLRGFATFSAATGLHMNTQKSNIYFNGVTQSVREDILKISGFIEGSIPLKYLGVPISAGKLAVKHYTVLIEKVIHRIRAFGAKKLSYAGRLILVNSVLTSLYSYWAAIFIIPKCVLRKIDSICRNYLWDGSSKYLRTPKVSWEKVCSPKSEGGLGITDSLSWNHAAIGKLVWWIYTKPDSLWVKWVNNIYIKGTPWDQYTPKSDTSWYWGIICKVKEKYSTGYSNGQWLAQPTGYTMSSGYHWIRKKQPQVPWHFYIWNSWCLPKHQFINWFIVREALMLKDKLFSFGISPDSLCLLCGTATETHQHVFQHCQYTQLLLTRLETKMHMNLPQTNILHWIHSKPWSKTRNKVTNALIQALYYAVWLQRNRVRMEHSLVRPEIVLIQVSLAGQLAAGH